One window of the Thermasporomyces composti genome contains the following:
- a CDS encoding TrmH family RNA methyltransferase — protein MREDVSPRDRFVTVYGIRPVLAALTDERLTVDKVLVAEGARSGSIREIVAAAQARGVAVRRVPAQRINLLSGNPRHDNGVLADVVAPRMRTLADALGGKHHERPDTVLVLDGIKTPANVGMILRSATAAGLGGVVVPHRGVADLDPLVVKASAGVAFRAPVLRCDTAEEAAERLVEAGYEVVGLAADATETIFETRVEPPVAFVLGSETEGVTAAVRPYVARWVSIPMPGDVESLNVASAAAVVSFEIVRRRLSGQA, from the coding sequence GTGCGGGAGGACGTGTCGCCTCGAGACCGGTTCGTGACGGTCTACGGGATTCGACCGGTGCTGGCGGCCCTGACCGATGAGCGCCTCACGGTCGACAAGGTGCTCGTCGCCGAGGGTGCCCGGAGCGGGTCGATCCGGGAGATCGTCGCCGCAGCCCAAGCGCGAGGCGTCGCGGTTCGACGAGTTCCGGCTCAGCGCATCAACCTCCTGTCAGGGAACCCGCGGCACGACAACGGCGTGCTCGCCGATGTCGTCGCTCCTCGCATGCGGACCTTGGCTGACGCGCTCGGTGGCAAGCACCACGAGCGTCCGGACACAGTGCTCGTGTTGGACGGGATCAAGACCCCGGCCAACGTGGGGATGATCCTGCGCTCGGCGACGGCGGCCGGTCTGGGGGGAGTTGTCGTGCCGCATCGCGGAGTGGCCGACCTCGATCCGCTCGTGGTGAAGGCCTCCGCGGGCGTGGCGTTCCGCGCGCCGGTCCTCCGCTGCGACACGGCGGAGGAAGCCGCGGAGCGGCTGGTCGAGGCCGGCTACGAGGTGGTCGGGCTCGCCGCCGACGCGACAGAGACGATCTTCGAGACCCGCGTGGAGCCTCCGGTGGCGTTCGTCCTCGGCAGCGAGACCGAGGGGGTGACGGCGGCGGTGCGGCCCTACGTCGCGCGGTGGGTGAGCATCCCGATGCCCGGAGACGTGGAGTCCCTGAACGTCGCGAGCGCCGCGGCTGTCGTGTCGTTCGAGATCGTCCGGCGGCGGCTGTCCGGGCAGGCCTGA
- the leuS gene encoding leucine--tRNA ligase: MSKSHAAEPESSTPRAGTGPRAATDTDTYDFVRIQNKWLPVWQQMNPFRADRLAGDDPKAAPDPRERRYLLDMFPYPSGDLHMGHGEAYAFGDLIARYWLQKGYNVLHPIGWDAFGLPAENAAIRRNLHPAEWTWANIETQAESFRRYAVSFDWSRRLHTCEPEYYRWTQWLFLRFYERGLAYRKASLVNWCPQDQTVLANEQVVNGACERCGATVTKRELTQWYFKITDYAERLLKDMDQLEGRWPERVLTMQRNWIGRSEGAYVDFTIEGREEPVTVFTTRPDTLYGATFFVVAPESRLAQEICAPEQREAFEEYLAQVKRTSEIERLSTEREKTGVFLGAYAINPVNGERIPVWAADYVLADYGTGAIMAVPAHDQRDLDFALKYGLPVRVVVDTGEPDPAETGIATPGEGRHVNSPVIDGLGKDEGIQAMIEWLEKQGIGKRGVTYRLRDWLISRQRFWGCPIPIIHCDSCGEVPVPDDQLPVELPDLRGADLAPKGVSPLAAATDWVKVACPKCGGEARRDSDTMDTFVDSSWYFLRYCSPGYQDGPFNPEDVRRWMPVDQYVGGVEHAILHLLYSRFFTKVLYDMGMVDFTEPFKALLNQGQVINQGKAMSKSLGNGVDLGEQLSTYGVDAIRFTMAFAGPPEDDIDWADVSPGGSLKFLQRAWRLSGDVQSEPGVDPANGDQALRKVTHRTIKDVTELVESFKFNVALARLMELTSATRKAIDSGPGPADPAVREAVEALAIMLSLVAPYTAEDMWERLGHEPTVALAGWPSYDPELATAESVTAVVQVAGKLRDKFEVSPDVTEDELRERALASEKVRNALGDREIRKVIVRAPKLVNIVPG; this comes from the coding sequence ATGAGCAAGTCGCACGCGGCAGAGCCGGAGTCGTCCACCCCTCGAGCGGGAACGGGCCCCCGAGCGGCGACGGACACCGACACCTACGACTTCGTCCGCATCCAGAACAAGTGGCTGCCGGTGTGGCAGCAGATGAACCCGTTCCGGGCGGACCGTCTCGCCGGAGACGACCCCAAGGCTGCGCCGGACCCGCGCGAACGCCGCTACCTGCTGGACATGTTCCCGTACCCCTCCGGTGACCTCCACATGGGGCACGGAGAGGCGTACGCGTTCGGCGATCTGATCGCGCGCTACTGGCTGCAGAAGGGCTACAACGTCCTGCACCCCATCGGCTGGGACGCGTTCGGCCTGCCGGCGGAGAACGCCGCGATCCGGCGCAACCTGCACCCCGCGGAGTGGACCTGGGCCAACATCGAGACGCAGGCCGAGTCCTTCCGGCGGTACGCCGTGTCCTTCGACTGGTCACGCCGGCTGCACACGTGCGAGCCCGAGTACTACCGGTGGACCCAGTGGCTGTTCCTGCGCTTCTACGAGCGCGGGCTGGCCTACCGCAAGGCCTCGCTGGTCAACTGGTGCCCGCAGGACCAGACGGTCCTGGCCAACGAGCAGGTCGTCAACGGAGCGTGCGAGCGCTGCGGTGCGACCGTCACCAAGCGTGAGCTCACCCAGTGGTACTTCAAGATCACGGACTACGCCGAGCGGCTGCTCAAGGACATGGACCAGCTGGAGGGCCGCTGGCCAGAGCGCGTGCTGACCATGCAGCGCAACTGGATCGGCCGGTCCGAGGGCGCCTACGTCGACTTCACGATCGAGGGTCGCGAGGAGCCGGTCACCGTCTTCACCACCCGCCCGGACACGCTCTACGGCGCGACGTTCTTCGTGGTGGCGCCGGAGTCGCGGCTGGCTCAGGAGATCTGCGCCCCGGAGCAGCGGGAGGCGTTCGAGGAGTACCTGGCGCAAGTCAAGCGGACGTCGGAGATCGAGCGGCTGTCGACCGAGCGCGAGAAGACCGGCGTCTTCCTGGGCGCGTACGCGATCAACCCGGTCAACGGCGAGCGCATCCCGGTGTGGGCCGCCGACTACGTGCTGGCCGACTACGGCACGGGCGCGATCATGGCGGTGCCCGCCCACGACCAGCGCGACCTGGACTTCGCGCTCAAGTACGGCCTTCCGGTGCGCGTGGTCGTGGACACCGGTGAGCCGGATCCCGCCGAGACCGGCATCGCCACACCCGGCGAGGGACGGCACGTCAACTCTCCGGTCATCGACGGCCTGGGCAAGGACGAGGGCATCCAGGCGATGATCGAGTGGCTGGAGAAGCAGGGGATCGGCAAGCGGGGCGTCACCTACCGGCTGCGCGACTGGCTGATCTCGCGGCAGCGGTTCTGGGGCTGCCCGATCCCGATCATCCACTGCGACAGCTGTGGCGAGGTGCCGGTACCCGACGACCAGCTGCCGGTGGAGCTGCCCGACCTGCGCGGGGCGGACCTGGCGCCCAAGGGCGTCTCGCCCCTGGCCGCGGCGACGGACTGGGTGAAGGTCGCGTGTCCGAAGTGTGGCGGCGAGGCGCGCCGTGACTCCGACACCATGGACACCTTCGTCGACTCCTCGTGGTACTTCCTGCGCTACTGCTCGCCGGGGTACCAGGACGGGCCGTTCAACCCCGAGGACGTGCGGCGGTGGATGCCGGTCGACCAGTACGTCGGCGGTGTGGAGCACGCGATCCTGCACCTGCTGTACAGCCGCTTCTTCACGAAGGTGCTGTACGACATGGGCATGGTCGACTTCACCGAGCCGTTCAAGGCGCTGCTGAACCAGGGGCAGGTCATCAACCAGGGCAAGGCGATGAGCAAGTCCCTGGGCAACGGCGTCGACCTGGGCGAGCAGCTGTCGACGTACGGTGTGGACGCCATCAGGTTCACCATGGCGTTCGCGGGGCCGCCCGAGGACGACATCGACTGGGCCGACGTGTCGCCCGGCGGGTCGCTCAAGTTCCTGCAGCGCGCCTGGCGGCTGTCCGGTGACGTCCAGAGCGAGCCCGGTGTCGATCCGGCGAACGGCGACCAGGCTTTGCGCAAGGTGACCCACCGGACGATCAAAGACGTCACCGAGCTGGTGGAGTCCTTCAAGTTCAACGTCGCCTTGGCCCGGCTCATGGAGCTGACCAGCGCGACCCGGAAGGCGATCGACTCCGGCCCGGGCCCGGCCGACCCGGCCGTGCGGGAGGCGGTCGAGGCGCTGGCCATCATGCTGAGTCTGGTCGCGCCGTACACGGCGGAGGACATGTGGGAGCGCCTCGGCCACGAGCCGACCGTCGCGCTGGCGGGCTGGCCGAGCTACGACCCGGAGCTGGCGACAGCCGAGTCGGTGACGGCCGTCGTGCAGGTCGCGGGCAAGCTGCGGGACAAGTTCGAGGTCTCGCCCGACGTCACCGAAGACGAGCTGCGCGAGCGGGCACTCGCCTCCGAGAAGGTTCGCAACGCTCTGGGCGACCGGGAGATCCGGAAGGTGATCGTCCGGGCTCCCAAGCTGGTCAACATCGTCCCAGGCTGA
- a CDS encoding pyridoxamine 5'-phosphate oxidase family protein encodes MKETEAELDELQTLLDTSLARSTAHLRSIVTPGERTLTARELVRVLTGMCVLSVATVTARGEPRISAVDGHFLHGRWVFSTTGAAAKARHLKARPAVSVAHLRGDDLGVFTHGVAEFISPEHPNWAEIEEHLTRHYGSSPTTWADDVVYLRVVPHWMVAYAYQKQKVLAEAGLTS; translated from the coding sequence GTGAAAGAGACCGAGGCCGAGCTCGACGAGCTGCAAACCCTTCTCGACACCTCGCTCGCCCGATCAACCGCCCATCTACGGTCCATCGTGACACCAGGCGAGCGCACGTTGACCGCCCGAGAGCTGGTCAGAGTCCTCACCGGCATGTGCGTGCTCTCGGTGGCGACGGTGACCGCGCGAGGCGAGCCGCGCATCAGCGCGGTCGACGGCCATTTCCTGCACGGTCGGTGGGTCTTCTCCACCACCGGCGCCGCGGCCAAGGCGCGTCACCTCAAGGCGCGTCCAGCGGTCAGCGTCGCCCACCTCCGGGGAGACGACCTCGGCGTCTTCACCCACGGCGTGGCCGAGTTCATCTCACCCGAGCACCCCAACTGGGCAGAGATCGAGGAGCACCTGACACGCCACTACGGCAGCTCGCCAACCACCTGGGCCGACGACGTCGTCTACCTCCGCGTCGTGCCGCACTGGATGGTCGCGTACGCCTACCAGAAGCAGAAGGTTCTCGCTGAGGCCGGCCTGACCTCCTGA
- a CDS encoding phosphotransferase family protein, whose amino-acid sequence MSQGGDFRQEALAAIADRYHIPIDDVVPAPILGAANHVYFLGDHLVVRIPRGGGARLAELAKEATVIPVARRAGVRTPAVVTYDDSCTVVNVPYLVIERVRGRDLAALGTSPSEAADAYRDVGQSLARLHGLTRELVGSLPGLHVHEPDDPHATVDQLASAGSIDLETAQWLLEWLDRLEEWRPADVEPVIVHGDASPTNVVVDADSPDVASLVDWGDAAWADPAVDFAKLPLRAVPFALEGYAAALSGRERREAIHEWSARVLWYHLSWALAALRQPGGHNRTSPSADRLLEMLRFFAESPPSPWPSLV is encoded by the coding sequence GTGAGCCAGGGTGGTGACTTTCGTCAGGAGGCGCTGGCCGCGATCGCCGACCGGTACCACATACCGATCGACGATGTCGTGCCCGCTCCGATTCTGGGCGCGGCCAACCACGTGTACTTCCTGGGCGACCACCTGGTGGTGCGGATCCCGCGCGGGGGAGGAGCTCGGCTCGCCGAGCTGGCCAAGGAGGCGACCGTCATCCCGGTCGCCCGACGTGCCGGTGTCCGGACACCCGCGGTGGTGACCTACGACGACAGTTGCACCGTGGTGAACGTGCCCTACCTGGTCATCGAGCGTGTGCGAGGACGTGACCTGGCCGCGCTCGGCACCTCGCCGTCCGAGGCCGCGGACGCCTACCGTGACGTGGGCCAAAGCCTGGCACGGCTGCACGGGCTCACCCGTGAGCTGGTCGGCTCGCTGCCCGGTCTCCACGTCCACGAGCCAGACGACCCGCACGCCACCGTGGACCAGCTGGCCAGCGCCGGCTCCATCGACCTGGAGACTGCGCAGTGGCTGCTGGAGTGGCTCGATCGGCTCGAGGAGTGGCGCCCCGCCGACGTCGAGCCGGTGATCGTCCACGGTGACGCCTCGCCCACGAATGTCGTGGTCGACGCGGACTCACCTGACGTCGCGAGCCTGGTCGACTGGGGCGACGCCGCCTGGGCGGATCCCGCTGTCGACTTCGCCAAGCTGCCCTTGCGGGCGGTGCCCTTCGCGTTGGAGGGGTACGCCGCTGCGTTGAGCGGGCGGGAACGACGCGAGGCGATCCACGAGTGGTCCGCCCGCGTGCTTTGGTACCACCTCAGCTGGGCGCTGGCCGCCCTCCGACAACCAGGCGGTCACAACCGGACCTCACCGTCGGCTGACCGGCTGCTGGAGATGTTGCGGTTCTTCGCGGAGTCGCCGCCATCACCGTGGCCGTCGCTCGTCTGA
- a CDS encoding ComEA family DNA-binding protein: MGDVLAAAWYVRRGHVVVIAALLLAAVLATVVTAVRDRPTRIDLTPDDAAATPRTLVPVATKAGPPSPTPAPTIVVHVAGKVRSPGVLRLPPGSRVVDAVSAAGGALPGVDLSTLNLARPLGDGEQVLVGVTPPPGVASPGPSRGPAEGGLVDLNTATAEQLEMLPGVGPVLAQRILEFRARHGRFSSVDELREVAGIGERRFAELAARVTVS; encoded by the coding sequence GTGGGCGACGTCCTCGCGGCGGCGTGGTACGTGCGCCGAGGTCATGTGGTCGTCATCGCGGCCCTGCTCCTGGCCGCGGTCCTGGCCACCGTCGTCACGGCGGTGCGGGACCGGCCTACCCGCATCGACCTCACCCCCGATGACGCGGCGGCCACCCCCCGAACGCTCGTGCCGGTCGCGACCAAGGCTGGTCCGCCCTCGCCCACGCCGGCACCCACCATCGTCGTCCACGTCGCGGGGAAGGTCCGGTCGCCTGGTGTCCTGCGTCTTCCCCCGGGCTCCCGCGTGGTCGACGCGGTGTCGGCCGCAGGCGGTGCGCTGCCAGGGGTCGATCTCTCCACACTGAACCTCGCGCGTCCTCTCGGCGACGGTGAGCAGGTCCTCGTCGGCGTCACTCCACCGCCTGGCGTTGCGTCTCCTGGCCCGTCGCGTGGCCCAGCCGAGGGTGGGTTGGTCGATCTCAACACCGCCACCGCCGAGCAGCTCGAGATGCTGCCGGGCGTCGGACCCGTGCTCGCCCAGCGCATCCTCGAGTTCCGGGCGAGACACGGCCGCTTCTCGAGCGTCGACGAGCTACGCGAGGTGGCGGGCATCGGAGAACGTCGGTTCGCCGAGCTCGCCGCCCGCGTCACCGTCTCGTGA
- a CDS encoding ComEC/Rec2 family competence protein: MPVVVGTAIGLAALVPVILLLGRRRAPDRRSALGRGVNVLAVVLLGGAAFSLITLVHVSSTRAGPVPTLAADTAVVSVDLRVRSDPVRREGRGFRSAYVVLDAEVVRVTARGVTTRVSTPVVVIAPMSWGSVQPDELVSTTGRLSPTERGDRAAAVLSARSPPHLVEAASPAHQAASRLRAGLRAAVADLPEAERGLVPALVVGDESNLPDHVVDDFEQAGLTHLTAVSGTNFTLVLAVVLTAARWARVPFGLLPVLGVLTTLGFVLLARPEPSVLRAAAMGLVGLLAVFAGTRRSGVPALAVAVISVLALDPWLGRTYGFALSVLATAGILALAPSCTDALRRWLPRTVAAAIAVPLAAQLACAPVVAMLSGSVSVVAVFANVVAAPAVFPATVLGLLATLTTPLDVRLAAVPARLSGYAARWIIEVAEVSASLPGGSVSWPASWLGIAVLSLLCLAAALTAPALLRRRALTLAVAGLTTCWVLQPIRSFVPLAWLTGWPPAGWVVVACDVGQGDALVLRAGPRTGVVVDTGPEPATVDRCLAELGVTDVPYVLLTHYHSDHTSGLPGVLRGRRVGEIGVRPFQPSAGRPGTSPNAAQRVLAWAGDAAVPVTVAVPGERRRVGQVTWTVVSSSEDTLAADAPSRRDAVPGDESAENDASVVVVAETQGLRVLLTGDIEPPTQRALLRSGVDLRADVLKVPHHGSRYQDHDFLAATQARIALVSVGAGNDYGHPSESVLRALRRGGAVVARTDRVGSVAIVRDGDRLAVVTRREDETLSAWRGMLALDGSEVTVTRGLGPRRSHPHRGPGGLSRRTRRRGRAPRGAGG, from the coding sequence GTGCCCGTCGTGGTGGGGACGGCGATCGGCTTGGCGGCGCTGGTGCCGGTGATCCTGCTCCTCGGCCGACGTCGGGCGCCGGATCGGCGCTCGGCACTGGGGCGGGGCGTCAACGTGCTGGCGGTCGTCCTCCTCGGCGGCGCCGCCTTCTCGTTGATCACCCTCGTGCACGTGTCCAGTACCCGTGCGGGACCTGTGCCCACGCTCGCGGCCGACACGGCTGTGGTCTCGGTCGACCTCCGAGTGCGCAGCGACCCGGTACGTCGCGAGGGACGTGGCTTCCGCTCCGCCTACGTCGTCCTGGACGCGGAGGTGGTGCGCGTCACCGCGCGCGGTGTCACCACCCGAGTCTCCACTCCTGTGGTGGTGATCGCTCCCATGTCGTGGGGGAGCGTCCAACCGGACGAGCTCGTGTCGACGACGGGGCGGCTGTCTCCGACCGAGCGAGGCGATCGTGCGGCCGCCGTGCTCTCCGCCCGCTCGCCGCCCCACCTGGTCGAAGCGGCGTCGCCTGCTCACCAGGCCGCGAGTCGGCTTCGTGCTGGCCTGCGAGCGGCAGTCGCTGACCTACCGGAGGCCGAGCGAGGCCTGGTGCCGGCGCTGGTCGTGGGAGACGAGTCGAACCTTCCGGACCACGTCGTCGACGACTTCGAGCAGGCCGGGCTCACGCACCTGACCGCGGTGTCCGGCACGAACTTCACCCTCGTCCTCGCCGTGGTACTCACCGCGGCGCGCTGGGCGAGAGTGCCGTTCGGTCTGCTGCCGGTTCTGGGCGTGCTGACCACCCTCGGCTTCGTCCTCCTCGCACGACCGGAGCCGAGCGTGCTGCGGGCCGCCGCGATGGGTCTGGTCGGCCTGCTCGCCGTGTTCGCCGGAACCCGTCGATCCGGTGTACCGGCGCTGGCGGTTGCCGTCATCAGCGTGCTGGCCCTCGACCCGTGGCTGGGCCGTACGTACGGGTTCGCTCTCTCCGTCCTCGCGACCGCCGGCATCCTGGCGCTCGCGCCGAGCTGCACCGACGCGCTCCGGCGTTGGTTGCCGCGGACGGTCGCGGCGGCGATCGCCGTCCCGCTGGCCGCCCAGCTGGCGTGCGCACCCGTGGTGGCCATGCTGTCCGGCTCGGTCAGCGTCGTCGCCGTCTTCGCCAACGTCGTCGCCGCTCCCGCGGTCTTTCCCGCCACGGTCCTCGGTCTGCTCGCCACTCTCACGACACCGCTCGATGTGCGGCTTGCGGCGGTGCCGGCCCGGCTCTCCGGCTACGCCGCCCGCTGGATCATCGAGGTGGCCGAGGTGTCCGCCTCGCTCCCGGGTGGGAGCGTGTCCTGGCCCGCCTCGTGGCTGGGCATCGCGGTGCTGAGCTTGCTGTGTCTCGCTGCCGCGCTCACCGCCCCGGCGCTGCTCCGACGGCGGGCCCTCACCCTGGCGGTCGCCGGCCTGACGACCTGCTGGGTGCTCCAGCCCATCCGATCGTTCGTGCCGCTGGCCTGGCTCACCGGTTGGCCGCCGGCCGGGTGGGTGGTGGTCGCCTGCGACGTGGGGCAAGGAGACGCGCTCGTCCTACGGGCCGGACCGCGGACCGGTGTCGTCGTCGACACCGGTCCCGAACCAGCGACCGTTGACCGGTGCCTGGCCGAGCTCGGTGTCACCGACGTCCCGTACGTCCTGCTCACCCACTACCACTCCGACCACACCAGTGGGCTCCCAGGTGTTCTGCGGGGAAGGCGCGTGGGTGAGATCGGCGTCCGTCCCTTCCAGCCCTCCGCCGGCCGTCCCGGGACCTCACCCAACGCGGCCCAGCGTGTGCTCGCGTGGGCCGGCGACGCCGCCGTGCCGGTGACCGTGGCGGTCCCGGGAGAGCGGCGGCGTGTCGGGCAGGTGACGTGGACGGTCGTGAGCTCGTCCGAGGACACCCTCGCGGCGGACGCGCCCTCGCGCCGGGACGCTGTTCCGGGAGATGAGTCGGCCGAGAACGACGCGAGCGTGGTCGTCGTCGCCGAGACGCAGGGCCTCCGTGTGCTGCTCACCGGCGATATCGAGCCACCCACGCAACGAGCGCTGCTTCGGTCGGGCGTCGACCTGCGTGCCGACGTCCTCAAGGTTCCCCACCACGGGTCCCGCTACCAGGACCACGACTTCCTCGCCGCCACTCAGGCGCGGATCGCCCTGGTGAGCGTCGGTGCCGGCAACGACTACGGCCACCCGTCGGAGTCCGTCCTGAGAGCGCTCAGGCGCGGGGGTGCCGTCGTCGCGCGCACCGACCGGGTTGGCTCGGTGGCGATCGTTCGTGACGGAGATCGGTTGGCGGTCGTCACGCGCCGGGAGGACGAGACGCTGTCGGCGTGGCGTGGGATGCTGGCGCTCGATGGCAGCGAAGTCACGGTCACCCGAGGTCTCGGTCCTCGGCGGAGTCACCCTCATCGTGGGCCCGGAGGACTTTCTCGCCGAACGCGCCGTCGCGGCCGCGCTCCGCGCGGTGCGGGAGGCTGA
- the holA gene encoding DNA polymerase III subunit delta gives MGPEDFLAERAVAAALRAVREADADADVAQVDAAGLGPGALSELTSPSLFANARAVVVRGLESLPAETGDALVAYVKNPQPDVALLLVHRGGQKGRAIVDKLRKARVRTVECEAVKSSDLPSFVMREAHAAGGRISEEAARMLIEAVGSDLRALAGATSQLVQDAGGAPVTEEVVGRYFAGRAEVTSFAVADAAVSGRTSDALEQLRWALRTGVAPVLVTSALASGLRSLAKLAGAPRGLRDADLAREVGVPPWKVRILRGQLRGWSTEGLARAIRAVARADAEVKGAAEDAEYALERAVLEIGRARSNRTLS, from the coding sequence GTGGGCCCGGAGGACTTTCTCGCCGAACGCGCCGTCGCGGCCGCGCTCCGCGCGGTGCGGGAGGCTGATGCCGATGCCGACGTCGCCCAGGTCGACGCCGCCGGTCTCGGCCCAGGAGCCTTGTCCGAGCTGACGAGCCCGTCCCTCTTCGCCAACGCGCGGGCCGTCGTGGTCCGAGGGCTCGAGTCGCTCCCCGCGGAGACCGGCGACGCGCTCGTCGCCTACGTCAAGAATCCGCAGCCGGACGTCGCGCTCCTGCTGGTCCATCGCGGCGGGCAGAAGGGCCGGGCGATCGTCGACAAGCTGCGCAAGGCGCGTGTGCGCACCGTCGAGTGCGAGGCGGTGAAGAGCTCCGACCTCCCGTCGTTCGTCATGCGGGAGGCCCACGCGGCCGGCGGACGGATCAGCGAGGAGGCGGCGCGGATGCTCATCGAGGCGGTCGGCAGTGACCTGCGCGCCCTTGCCGGGGCTACGTCCCAGCTCGTCCAGGACGCCGGTGGCGCTCCGGTGACGGAGGAGGTCGTCGGTCGGTACTTCGCCGGCCGAGCCGAGGTGACCAGCTTCGCGGTGGCCGACGCCGCCGTGTCCGGGCGGACCAGCGACGCGCTGGAGCAGCTGCGCTGGGCTTTGCGAACTGGTGTGGCGCCGGTGCTCGTGACGTCGGCCCTGGCGTCCGGCTTGCGGAGTCTGGCCAAGCTGGCCGGAGCGCCACGAGGACTGCGCGATGCCGACCTGGCGAGAGAGGTCGGGGTGCCTCCGTGGAAGGTGCGCATCCTTCGCGGCCAGCTCCGCGGCTGGAGCACCGAGGGGCTCGCGCGCGCCATCCGAGCGGTCGCGAGAGCCGACGCGGAGGTCAAAGGAGCGGCCGAGGACGCCGAGTACGCCCTGGAGCGAGCCGTCCTGGAGATCGGGCGAGCCCGCTCCAACCGAACGCTGAGCTAA
- the rpsT gene encoding 30S ribosomal protein S20 codes for MANIKSQIKRIKQNERRRLRNKSVRSSVKTAIRKFREAAEAGDRARAEELARHAGRLLDKAASKGVLHKNTAANKKSAIFKKVNAL; via the coding sequence GTGGCGAACATCAAGTCCCAGATCAAGCGGATCAAGCAGAACGAGCGCCGCCGGCTGCGGAACAAGTCGGTGCGTTCGTCGGTGAAGACGGCGATTCGCAAGTTCCGTGAAGCCGCTGAGGCTGGCGACAGGGCCAGGGCTGAGGAGCTTGCCCGTCACGCCGGCAGGCTGCTGGACAAGGCGGCGTCGAAGGGCGTGCTGCACAAGAACACGGCCGCCAACAAGAAGTCGGCCATCTTCAAGAAGGTCAACGCGCTCTGA
- a CDS encoding ABC transporter permease, whose translation MNATIARLTVSTLLGKRRALFLVILPALLLGFAVLVRWLAGPDPHLSAGLLQTFALGTIVPLLGLITGTGVIGSEIDDGSIVYILSKPVRRSVIVVTKLLVSIACLVVFAAIPIVAAGLVMVGLDEGMAVGFGVGAVVAGIAYSALFLLLAVVTKHAVVFGLIYALIWESMVGGFIPGAQMLSIQQWALALTEAMVSSDTAQAAVGTGAGTILLIVVTVLATVLAGQRLRSLTLTESE comes from the coding sequence ATGAACGCAACCATCGCCCGGCTCACCGTGAGCACCCTGCTCGGCAAGCGACGGGCCCTGTTCTTGGTGATCCTGCCGGCGCTGCTGCTCGGGTTCGCCGTCCTCGTCCGCTGGCTGGCAGGGCCGGACCCTCACCTGAGCGCCGGGCTGCTCCAGACGTTCGCGCTGGGGACGATCGTGCCGCTCCTGGGCCTGATCACCGGAACGGGTGTCATCGGGTCGGAGATCGATGACGGCTCGATCGTCTACATCCTGTCGAAGCCGGTGCGCCGCTCGGTCATCGTCGTGACCAAGCTCCTGGTCTCGATCGCGTGTTTGGTCGTCTTCGCGGCGATCCCGATCGTCGCCGCCGGCCTCGTCATGGTGGGTCTCGACGAGGGGATGGCCGTGGGCTTCGGCGTGGGAGCCGTCGTCGCCGGGATCGCCTACAGCGCTCTCTTCCTGCTCCTCGCGGTCGTGACCAAGCACGCGGTCGTCTTCGGCTTGATCTACGCCCTGATCTGGGAGTCGATGGTCGGCGGCTTCATCCCGGGCGCGCAGATGCTCAGCATCCAGCAGTGGGCCCTCGCCTTGACCGAGGCGATGGTCTCCTCGGACACGGCCCAGGCGGCTGTGGGTACGGGAGCCGGCACGATCTTGCTCATCGTCGTGACCGTGCTCGCGACGGTGCTGGCTGGGCAACGGCTGCGCTCGCTCACCCTCACGGAGAGTGAGTAG
- a CDS encoding ABC transporter ATP-binding protein: MSVLRLERASRWYGNVVAVNDVTMTIGPGVTGLLGPNGAGKSTLIHMMSGFLAPSAGSVTLDGQPLWRNHEVYRRIGLVPEREALYDNLTGWRFVLANAQLHRLPDPEAAARRAIELVDMTSAQHRRVGTYSKGMKQRIKVATALVHDPAVLLLDEPFNGMDPRQRLHMMDLLRHLGEQGRTVLFSSHILEEVEQVASQIEVVVAGRHAASGDFREIRRLMADRPHQYVIRSSDDRRLAAALIADGSSSGVEVDTREGCLRVQAVDFQRFTWLVPQVARHAGVRLYEVSPTDESLESVFSYLVTS; the protein is encoded by the coding sequence ATGAGTGTGCTACGGCTGGAGCGGGCGTCCCGCTGGTACGGCAATGTCGTCGCGGTCAACGACGTCACCATGACGATCGGTCCCGGCGTGACCGGTCTGCTCGGTCCGAACGGGGCCGGCAAGTCCACCCTCATCCACATGATGAGCGGCTTCCTCGCCCCGTCGGCCGGGAGCGTGACGCTGGACGGGCAGCCGCTGTGGCGCAACCACGAGGTGTATCGACGGATCGGGCTCGTCCCCGAGCGGGAGGCTCTCTACGACAACCTCACGGGCTGGCGGTTCGTCCTCGCCAACGCCCAGCTCCACAGGCTTCCCGACCCCGAGGCCGCGGCGAGACGGGCGATCGAGCTGGTGGACATGACGTCCGCGCAGCACCGCCGCGTCGGCACGTACTCCAAGGGCATGAAACAGCGGATCAAGGTGGCGACCGCGCTCGTCCACGACCCGGCCGTGCTGCTCCTCGACGAGCCCTTCAACGGCATGGACCCGCGGCAGCGGCTGCACATGATGGACCTCCTTCGCCACCTCGGCGAGCAAGGCCGCACCGTGCTGTTCAGCTCGCACATCCTCGAGGAGGTCGAGCAGGTCGCCTCCCAGATCGAGGTGGTGGTCGCTGGACGGCACGCCGCCTCCGGCGACTTCCGCGAGATCCGGCGGCTGATGGCCGACCGCCCGCACCAGTACGTCATCCGGTCCAGCGACGACCGGCGGCTCGCCGCGGCGCTCATCGCCGACGGCTCCTCCTCCGGCGTCGAGGTCGACACGCGCGAGGGGTGCCTACGGGTGCAGGCCGTCGACTTCCAGCGCTTCACCTGGCTGGTGCCCCAGGTGGCCCGACATGCCGGTGTCCGGCTCTACGAGGTCTCCCCGACCGACGAGTCCCTCGAAAGCGTCTTCTCCTACCTCGTCACCTCGTGA